Proteins from a genomic interval of Mycolicibacterium grossiae:
- the der gene encoding ribosome biogenesis GTPase Der yields the protein MTDDATTGGADGTWYDESDWDIDAESFESDLAEEYAPPPVVAVVGRPNVGKSTLVNRILGRREAVVQDIPGVTRDRVSYDANWLGRRFVVQDTGGWEPDAKGLQQLVAEQATVAMRTADAIILVVDAVVGATSADEAAARRLQRSGKPVFLAANKVDNERVEAEAAALWSLGLGQPHSVSAMHGRGVADLLDEVLRVLPEASEVGGGAGGPRRVALVGKPNVGKSSLLNRLAGDERSVVHDVAGTTVDPVDSIIDLDGTPWRFVDTAGLRRKVGQASGHEFYASVRTRGAIDAAEVVIVLIDSSQTLTEQDQRILSMVVEAGRALVIAFNKADLVDEDRRYTLDREIERELAQLPWAQRINISAKTGRAVQKLAPALENALASWDTRISTGRLNTFLKEVVAATPPPVRGGKQPRILFATQATARPPTFVLFTSGFLEAGYRRFLERRLRETFGFEGTPIRVNVRVREKRGPRR from the coding sequence ATGACCGACGACGCAACGACCGGCGGGGCCGACGGCACCTGGTACGACGAGAGCGACTGGGACATCGACGCGGAGTCCTTCGAGTCCGACCTCGCCGAGGAGTACGCGCCGCCGCCCGTGGTGGCGGTGGTGGGCCGGCCGAACGTCGGCAAGTCGACGCTGGTGAACCGCATCCTGGGTCGCCGTGAAGCCGTGGTCCAGGACATCCCGGGCGTCACGCGCGACCGGGTGTCCTACGACGCGAACTGGCTGGGACGTCGCTTCGTGGTGCAGGACACCGGCGGCTGGGAGCCCGACGCCAAGGGCCTGCAGCAGCTGGTCGCCGAGCAGGCCACCGTCGCGATGCGGACGGCGGATGCCATCATCCTCGTCGTCGACGCGGTGGTGGGCGCGACGTCGGCGGACGAGGCGGCCGCCCGGCGGCTGCAGCGGTCCGGCAAGCCGGTCTTCCTGGCGGCCAACAAGGTGGACAACGAGCGCGTCGAGGCCGAGGCCGCCGCGCTGTGGTCGCTCGGGCTGGGGCAGCCGCATTCGGTGAGCGCCATGCACGGCCGCGGCGTCGCCGACCTGCTCGACGAGGTCCTGCGTGTGCTGCCCGAGGCCTCGGAGGTCGGCGGCGGTGCCGGCGGCCCGCGCCGCGTCGCGCTGGTCGGCAAGCCGAACGTCGGCAAGAGTTCGCTGCTCAACCGGCTCGCCGGCGACGAGCGGTCGGTGGTGCACGACGTCGCGGGGACCACCGTGGACCCCGTCGACTCGATCATCGACCTCGACGGCACCCCGTGGCGTTTCGTCGACACCGCCGGGCTGCGGCGCAAGGTCGGCCAGGCCAGTGGCCACGAGTTCTACGCGTCGGTGCGCACCCGCGGTGCGATCGACGCCGCCGAGGTGGTGATCGTGCTGATCGACTCCTCGCAGACGCTCACCGAGCAGGATCAGCGCATCCTGTCGATGGTGGTCGAGGCCGGCCGCGCGCTGGTGATCGCGTTCAACAAGGCCGACCTGGTCGACGAGGACCGGCGCTACACCCTGGATCGCGAGATCGAACGCGAACTGGCGCAGCTGCCGTGGGCGCAGCGCATCAACATCTCGGCCAAGACGGGGCGCGCCGTGCAGAAGCTGGCGCCGGCGCTGGAGAACGCGCTCGCCTCCTGGGACACCCGCATCTCGACCGGGCGGCTCAACACGTTCCTCAAGGAGGTCGTCGCGGCGACGCCGCCGCCGGTGCGCGGCGGCAAGCAGCCCCGCATCCTGTTCGCCACCCAGGCCACCGCGCGGCCACCGACGTTCGTGCTGTTCACGTCCGGCTTCCTGGAGGCCGGCTACCGACGGTTCCTCGAACGGCGGCTGCGGGAGACGTTCGGCTTCGAGGGCACGCCGATCCGGGTCAACGTGCGGGTGCGGGAGAAGCGCGGCCCTAGGCGCTGA
- a CDS encoding ParA family protein, which produces MSDDLSSPDAPDAVGLTGRPPRTVPEPQPRTTHGPAKVIAMCNQKGGVGKTTSTINLGASLAEYGRRVLLVDLDPQGALSAGLGVPHYELDNTVHNLLVEPRVSIDEVLIKTRVKGLDLVPSNIDLSAAEIQLVNEVGREQSLARALHPVLDRYDYVLIDCQPSLGLLTVNGLACADGVIIPTECEYFSLRGLALLTDTVDKVHDRLNYRLSISGILVTRYDPRTVNAREVMARVVERFGDLVFDTVITRTVRFPETSVAGEPITTWAPKSGGAQAYRSLAREVIDRFGA; this is translated from the coding sequence GTGTCCGATGATCTGAGTTCTCCGGACGCCCCGGACGCCGTCGGCCTGACCGGCCGGCCGCCGCGGACGGTGCCCGAACCGCAGCCACGCACGACCCACGGGCCGGCCAAGGTGATCGCGATGTGCAACCAGAAGGGCGGCGTCGGCAAGACCACGTCGACCATCAACCTGGGTGCCAGCCTCGCCGAGTACGGCAGGCGCGTGCTGCTGGTGGACCTCGACCCGCAGGGAGCGCTGTCGGCGGGTCTCGGGGTGCCGCACTACGAACTCGACAACACCGTGCACAACCTGCTGGTCGAACCGCGGGTGTCCATCGACGAGGTGCTGATCAAGACCCGGGTGAAGGGTCTGGATCTGGTGCCCAGCAACATCGATCTGTCGGCCGCGGAGATCCAACTGGTCAACGAGGTGGGCCGGGAGCAGTCCCTGGCCCGCGCCCTGCACCCGGTGCTCGACCGGTACGACTACGTGCTGATCGACTGCCAGCCGTCCCTGGGACTGCTCACCGTCAACGGCCTCGCCTGCGCCGACGGCGTCATCATCCCCACCGAATGCGAGTACTTCTCGCTGCGCGGGCTCGCGCTGCTCACCGACACCGTCGACAAGGTGCACGACCGGCTCAACTACCGGCTGTCCATCAGCGGCATCCTGGTTACCCGCTACGACCCGCGCACCGTCAACGCCCGCGAGGTGATGGCCCGCGTGGTCGAGCGCTTCGGCGACCTGGTGTTCGACACCGTCATCACCCGCACCGTGCGCTTCCCGGAGACCAGCGTCGCCGGTGAACCGATCACCACCTGGGCGCCGAAGTCCGGCGGTGCCCAGGCCTACCGGTCGTTGGCGCGCGAGGTCATCGACCGGTTCGGCGCGTGA
- a CDS encoding pseudouridine synthase, with product MPEDNDGVRLQKVLSQAGVASRRVAERMIRDGRVEVDDRIVTELGTRVDPEMSVIRVDGARIMMNDDLVHFALNKPRGMQSTMSDDRGRPCIGDIVEHRVRGNHKLFHVGRLDADTEGLLLLTNDGELAHRLMHPSFEVPKTYVATVLGTVPRGLGKKLRGGIELEDGPVAVDDFAVVGAVPGKSMVKVTLHEGRKHIVRRLLDEVGYPVQELVRTDIGTVTLGDQRPGSIRVLTSKEIGELYKAVGL from the coding sequence GTGCCCGAAGACAACGACGGCGTGCGCCTGCAGAAGGTGCTGTCCCAGGCCGGGGTGGCCTCGCGGCGGGTCGCCGAACGGATGATCCGCGACGGCCGCGTCGAGGTGGACGACCGGATCGTCACCGAACTCGGCACCCGCGTGGACCCGGAGATGTCGGTGATCCGCGTCGACGGGGCGCGCATCATGATGAACGACGACCTCGTCCACTTCGCGCTCAACAAGCCGCGCGGCATGCAGTCGACGATGTCCGATGACCGCGGTCGGCCGTGCATCGGCGACATCGTCGAACACCGGGTTCGCGGCAACCACAAGCTCTTTCACGTCGGCCGCCTCGACGCCGACACCGAGGGCCTGTTGCTCCTCACCAACGACGGCGAACTCGCCCACCGGCTCATGCACCCCTCGTTCGAGGTGCCGAAGACCTACGTCGCGACCGTGCTGGGTACCGTTCCGCGGGGACTGGGCAAGAAGTTGCGCGGCGGCATCGAACTCGAGGACGGGCCGGTGGCCGTCGACGACTTCGCCGTCGTCGGCGCCGTACCGGGCAAGTCGATGGTCAAGGTGACGCTGCACGAGGGACGCAAGCACATCGTGCGGCGGCTGCTCGACGAGGTGGGCTACCCGGTGCAGGAACTGGTGCGCACCGACATCGGCACCGTGACGCTGGGCGATCAGCGACCGGGCAGCATCCGGGTGCTCACCAGCAAGGAAATCGGCGAACTGTACAAGGCGGTAGGACTGTGA
- the scpB gene encoding SMC-Scp complex subunit ScpB: MTDHDTASDPTDPDPTDPDPTDLGPVLDLGVAEAPTMDDAELRAVLEALLLVVDTPVPLDALASATDQPGYRVAAALQAMAADLAARDSGIDLREAGGGWRMYTRARYAPYVERLLLDGARTKLTRAALETLAVVAYRQPVTRARVSAVRGVNVDAVIRTLVARGLITEAGVDPDSGAVTFATTELFLERLGLSSLTDLPDIAPLLPDVDVIDDITQTLGDEPRFARLGGTPAPAGSQAPAFDVDKD; the protein is encoded by the coding sequence ATGACCGACCACGACACCGCCTCAGACCCCACCGACCCGGACCCCACCGACCCGGACCCCACCGACCTCGGTCCCGTCCTCGACCTCGGCGTCGCCGAGGCACCCACGATGGACGACGCCGAACTGCGCGCCGTCCTGGAGGCGCTGCTGCTGGTGGTCGACACCCCCGTGCCGCTCGACGCGCTGGCATCGGCCACCGATCAGCCCGGCTATCGGGTGGCGGCGGCGCTGCAGGCGATGGCGGCCGACCTCGCCGCGCGCGACAGCGGCATCGACCTGCGCGAGGCCGGCGGCGGCTGGCGCATGTACACCCGGGCGCGCTACGCACCGTACGTCGAGCGCCTGCTGCTCGACGGCGCCCGCACCAAGCTCACCCGCGCGGCACTCGAGACGCTGGCCGTAGTGGCCTACCGGCAGCCGGTGACCCGCGCGCGGGTGAGCGCCGTGCGCGGCGTCAACGTCGACGCGGTGATCCGCACGCTGGTGGCGCGCGGCCTGATCACCGAGGCCGGCGTCGACCCGGACAGCGGCGCGGTGACATTCGCCACCACCGAGTTGTTCTTGGAACGCCTCGGGCTGTCGTCGCTGACCGACCTACCCGACATCGCGCCGCTGCTGCCCGACGTCGACGTGATCGACGACATCACCCAAACACTAGGCGACGAACCGCGTTTCGCCCGGCTCGGCGGAACGCCCGCCCCCGCGGGCAGCCAGGCGCCCGCCTTCGACGTGGACAAGGACTGA
- the cmk gene encoding (d)CMP kinase: protein MSEATIAIDGPAGTGKSSVSRGLARSIGARYLDTGAMYRIVTLAVLRAGVDPADADAVADLAATVDLSVGFDPDEDRSYLAGEDVSAEIRGDAVTRAVSAVSAVPAVRARLVQRQRELADGPGSVVVEGRDIGTVVLPDADVKIFLTASAEERARRRNDQNVAGGAPSDYDGVLADVRRRDHLDSTRAVSPLRAADDAIVVDSSDMTELGVVEHLRQLVEQRAGATR, encoded by the coding sequence GTGAGCGAGGCGACGATCGCCATCGACGGACCGGCGGGCACCGGAAAGTCCTCGGTGTCACGGGGATTGGCGCGGTCGATCGGCGCGCGCTACCTCGACACCGGGGCGATGTACCGGATCGTCACGCTGGCCGTGCTGCGCGCGGGCGTCGACCCGGCCGACGCCGACGCGGTCGCCGACCTCGCGGCCACGGTGGACCTGTCGGTGGGCTTCGATCCCGACGAGGACCGCTCCTACCTCGCCGGTGAGGACGTCTCGGCCGAGATCCGCGGCGACGCGGTGACCAGGGCGGTCTCGGCGGTCTCGGCGGTGCCCGCGGTCCGCGCCCGGTTGGTGCAGCGGCAGCGCGAGCTGGCCGACGGCCCCGGCAGCGTCGTGGTCGAGGGGCGGGACATCGGCACCGTGGTGCTGCCCGACGCGGACGTGAAGATCTTCCTGACCGCCTCGGCCGAGGAGCGGGCCCGGCGGCGCAACGACCAGAACGTCGCCGGCGGCGCACCGAGCGACTACGACGGCGTGTTGGCCGACGTCCGGCGCCGCGACCACCTGGACTCGACGCGGGCGGTGTCGCCGCTGCGCGCGGCCGACGACGCGATCGTCGTCGACTCCAGCGACATGACCGAACTCGGCGTCGTGGAGCATCTGCGGCAGCTGGTCGAACAGCGGGCGGGAGCGACGCGATGA
- a CDS encoding sulfite exporter TauE/SafE family protein: MILIALAGVGAGAINAVVGSGTLITFPTLVALGYPPVTSTMSNAVGLVAGGISGTWGYRRELRGQWDRLKWQMPASLVGAAGGAWLLLHLPEKVFITVVPVLLIGALILVVAGPRIQAWARRRSEAAGRSLEHITRGRLIALIAGTFVVGVYGGYFTAAQGILLIAVMGALLPEDMQRMNAAKNLLSLIVNVVAALAYVLVAFDRISWPAAGLIAVGSLLGGFLGAHYGRRLSPNALRVVIVVVGLIGLYRLVTV; encoded by the coding sequence ATGATCCTGATCGCCCTGGCGGGCGTCGGAGCCGGAGCCATCAACGCCGTCGTGGGGTCCGGCACCCTCATCACGTTCCCCACGCTCGTCGCGCTCGGCTATCCGCCGGTGACGTCGACGATGTCGAACGCCGTCGGCCTCGTGGCGGGCGGTATCTCCGGCACCTGGGGGTACCGCCGCGAGCTGCGCGGCCAGTGGGACCGGCTGAAGTGGCAGATGCCCGCCTCGCTGGTCGGCGCGGCCGGGGGAGCGTGGCTGCTGCTGCACCTGCCGGAGAAGGTGTTCATCACCGTCGTGCCGGTGCTGCTGATCGGCGCGCTGATCCTCGTCGTGGCGGGCCCGCGGATCCAGGCGTGGGCGCGACGGCGGTCCGAGGCCGCCGGCCGCTCGCTGGAGCACATCACCCGCGGCCGGCTGATCGCGCTGATCGCCGGCACCTTCGTCGTCGGCGTGTACGGCGGCTACTTCACCGCCGCCCAGGGCATCCTGCTGATCGCCGTCATGGGCGCGCTGCTGCCCGAGGACATGCAGCGGATGAACGCCGCCAAGAACCTGCTGTCGCTGATCGTCAACGTCGTCGCCGCGCTGGCCTACGTGCTGGTTGCCTTCGACCGGATCAGCTGGCCCGCGGCCGGCCTGATCGCCGTCGGGTCACTGCTCGGTGGGTTCCTCGGCGCGCACTACGGGCGGCGGCTCTCGCCGAACGCGCTGCGCGTCGTGATCGTCGTCGTCGGCCTGATCGGGCTGTACCGCCTCGTCACCGTCTAG
- a CDS encoding segregation/condensation protein A has translation MTAAAPTSDGAAGFQVRLNNFEGPFDLLLQLIFAHRLDVTEVALHQVTDDFIAYTRSIGSQLPLDETTAFLVIAATLLDLKAARLLPAGEVADDEDLALLEVRDLLFARLLQYRAFKHVAQMFAELEAAAMRSYPRSVALEERYAALLPEVMLGVDAEAFATIAAAAFTPRPVPTVGLSHMHAPNVSVPEQARRLMALLELRGVGEWATFTDLVTDCSDGLEIVGRFLALLELYRARAVAFSQPEPLDVLRISWTGERPTNEHLAAAVEEDP, from the coding sequence GTGACCGCCGCGGCGCCGACGTCGGACGGAGCCGCGGGTTTTCAGGTCCGGCTGAACAACTTCGAGGGTCCGTTCGACCTGCTACTGCAGCTGATCTTCGCGCACCGGCTCGACGTCACCGAGGTAGCGCTGCACCAGGTCACCGACGACTTCATCGCCTACACCCGCTCGATCGGATCACAGCTGCCGCTCGACGAGACGACGGCGTTCCTGGTGATCGCGGCGACGCTGCTCGACCTCAAGGCGGCGCGCCTGCTGCCCGCCGGGGAAGTGGCCGACGACGAGGACCTGGCGCTGCTGGAGGTCCGCGACCTGCTGTTCGCCCGGCTGCTGCAGTACCGCGCGTTCAAGCACGTCGCGCAGATGTTCGCCGAACTCGAAGCCGCCGCGATGCGCAGCTACCCGCGATCGGTGGCGCTGGAGGAGCGCTACGCCGCGCTGCTTCCGGAGGTCATGCTCGGCGTCGACGCCGAGGCGTTCGCCACCATCGCCGCGGCGGCGTTCACCCCGCGGCCGGTGCCCACGGTGGGGCTCTCGCACATGCACGCCCCCAACGTGTCGGTGCCCGAGCAGGCCCGACGGCTGATGGCGCTGCTCGAGCTGCGCGGCGTCGGGGAGTGGGCGACGTTCACCGACCTGGTGACGGACTGCTCAGACGGGCTGGAGATCGTCGGACGCTTCCTGGCGCTGCTCGAGCTGTACCGCGCCCGGGCGGTAGCATTCTCCCAACCAGAACCGCTTGACGTGCTGCGGATTTCGTGGACCGGCGAACGGCCGACCAACGAACACCTCGCCGCCGCGGTGGAGGAAGATCCATGA